The Heptranchias perlo isolate sHepPer1 unplaced genomic scaffold, sHepPer1.hap1 HAP1_SCAFFOLD_53, whole genome shotgun sequence genome includes a region encoding these proteins:
- the LOC137315050 gene encoding probable G-protein coupled receptor 139: MPTILHIKEIYYPILAAFGFPANLVTIVILSRGNCGLSKCISVYMVTMATADLLVIIFNVTLYNIFSYHFPYPFLSYTAVCKFILCMNPAALDMSVWFTVSFTFDRFVSICCQKFKTKYCTVRTAAAVITTISVLICLENIPFLFAYEPDRITNGVHWGCRNKLDFFSSPAGAAYSWLESVFVAWLPFALILLFNCLTVRCILEASRARRGLRGRSSENQSDPEMKNRRKSIILLFTVSGSLILLWLTAIVSFLTTRLTHTVHYQADYAAPAYIATETGFMLMYLSSCTNTCIYAATQTKFREELKQMMKSPWTVMLIFVKKMKEYTKASCLN, encoded by the exons ATGCCAACAATTCTTCATATTAAGGagatttactacccgattctcgcagcctttggttttcccg cgaacctagtgacaatcgtgattctctccagaggaaattgtggcctttccaaatgtatctctgtctacatggtgaccatggcaacagcagatctcctggtcattatcTTCAATGTAACCTTGTATAACATTTTCAGTTATCACTTTCCATAtccattcctgtcctacactgccgtttgtaagttcattcTGTGCATGAATCCTGCTGCCCtggatatgtcggtgtggttcacagtctcgttcacatttgaccgatttgtatctatatgttgtcagaagtttaaaacaaagtattgtacagtgagaactgcggctgcggttatcACAACGATCTCTGTCCTGATCTGTTTAGAGAACATCCCCTTTttgtttgcatatgaacctgaCCGAATAACTAACGGTGTTCACTGGGGTTGCCGCAACAAACTCGACTTTTTTTCATCACCTGCGGGTGCAGCTTACTCCTGGTTAGAAAGTGTTTTCGTTGCATGGcttccttttgctttgatattactgtttaattgtttgacagtcagatgCATTTTAGAGGCCAGTcgagcccgcaggggactccggggtcggagcagtgagaatcagagcgatccagagatgaagaaccgaaggaaatccatcattttactgttcactgtgtcGGGCAGTttgatactgttgtggctgacagctatCGTTAGTTTTTTAACGACCAGACTGACACACACCGTGCATTATCAAGCCGATTATGCAGCTCCTGCCTATATCGCCACTGAAACCGGATTtatgctcatgtatttgagttcctgtacaaacacgtgcatttatgcagctacccaaacgaaattcagggaagagctgaagcagaTGATGAAATCTCCATGGACAGTTATGCtgatatttgtaaaaaaaatgaaagaatatACCAAAGCTTCCTGTCTTAATTAG